One region of Populus trichocarpa isolate Nisqually-1 chromosome 4, P.trichocarpa_v4.1, whole genome shotgun sequence genomic DNA includes:
- the LOC7493588 gene encoding protein ALTERED XYLOGLUCAN 9 encodes MPIMFGGIQIGVLAACVVLFVPMGMAGYHLSRNKMLFFSGALFITLAVGVHLTPYFPSVSDFVTSVQSVVVFDNREDSCINLVNEVIWNVKPRVISSNGSDRSNDSVGHDKIWDWSKNGMVKGCDFEKLGRGDVKDLLNGSWVVVAGDSQARLLVQSLLSLILDEKRMGMIMGDLFKRHSDYEIVVDDIGMKLDFVWAPYVVNLTNLMVGFKQNRTYPDVLVIGAGLWHMLHVNNASDYDIALENLRSSVVSLLPFSPELGTDGPVTGSVSVRSPHLFWLGMPMLINEMLNTEEKREKMNDKIWHAYYGALHDSRILRSYGGPLLLLDIQSLSWNCGPRCTNDGMHYDGTVYEAAVHILLNALLIESHQKLGST; translated from the coding sequence ATGCCAATTATGTTCGGTGGCATACAGATAGGAGTCTTGGCAGCTTGTGTGGTGTTATTTGTACCAATGGGAATGGCAGGTTACCATTTAAGCAGAAACAAGATGCTTTTTTTTAGCGGGGCCCTTTTTATTACACTAGCGGTAGGTGTTCATTTGACTCCTTATTTCCCTTCTGTTTCTGATTTTGTTACTTCAGTTCAatctgttgttgtttttgataATCGTGAGGACTCTTGTATTAATTTGGTTAATGAAGTTATTTGGAATGTGAAACCTCGTGTTATCAGTAGTAATGGTAGTGATAGAAGTAATGATTCTGTTGGTCATGACAAGATATGGGATTGGTCTAAAAATGGGATGGTGAAAGGTTGTGATTTTGAGAAGTTGgggaggggagatgttaaagaTTTGCTTAATGGGTCTTGGGTTGTTGTGGCTGGGGATTCACAAGCTCGGTTGCTTGTGCAGTCTTTGTTAAGTTTGATTTTGGATGAGAAAAGGATGGGAATGATCATGGGGGATTTGTTTAAGAGGCATAGTGATTATGAGATTGTTGTGGATGATATTGGTATGAAATTGGATTTTGTTTGGGCTCCATATGTGGTTAATTTGACGAATTTGATGGTGGGGTTTAAGCAAAATAGAACTTACCCTGATGTCTTGGTGATCGGAGCAGGGTTGTGGCATATGCTTCATGTGAACAATGCATCGGATTATGATATTGCGTTGGAGAATTTGAGGAGTTCGGTGGTTTCCTTGTTACCCTTTTCGCCAGAATTAGGTACTGATGGGCCTGTGACAGGTTCTGTATCTGTCAGGTCTCCACATTTGTTCTGGCTTGGGATGCCGATGTTGATAAATGAGATGTTGAATACAGAAGAGAAGAGGGAGAAGATGAATGATAAAATATGGCATGCTTATTATGGAGCACTGCATGATAGCAGGATCTTGCGCAGTTACGGTGGTCCTCTTCTGTTGTTGGATATTCAATCATTGAGTTGGAATTGTGGACCGAGGTGTACGAATGATGGGATGCATTATGATGGAACTGTTTATGAAGCTGCTGTTCATATTCTACTAAATGCATTGCTGATTGAATCTCATCAGAAGCTTGGATCCACATAG
- the LOC7487421 gene encoding probable glutathione S-transferase, translating to MHKDESMRRTVYKERESQSRQREAWPTLARLEFRPKAAQTKTCALKMFSNKRLPPRDIVSHEREGLQERLAKRCPKEDLLLLDFWVSPFCMRVKIALAEKGLNYESKEEDLFGGKSELLLKSNPVYQKVPVLLHNGKPLNESAIIVGYIDEKWPSPPLLPACAYGRSQARFWADYIDKKLFDATCTVWRSTGEAVEVAKKDFIEVLKVLEEALGEKKFFGGKTFGFVDIVAIPMASWFYASEKFGNFTVEAECPKLSAWIKRSMQRESVAKALPDPEKVYDFVVMFRKMQGIE from the exons ATGCATAAGGATGAGAGCATGAGAAGGACGGTGTACAAGGAACGAGAATCTCAAAGCAGGCAACGGGAAGCATGGCCCACACTAGCAAGACTCGAGTTCAGGCCAAAAGCAGCGCAAACCAAGACATGTGCTTTAAAAATGTTTTCGAACAAAAGGTTACCTCCGCGTGATATTGTTTCCCatg AAAGAGAAGGGTTGCAGGAGAGACTGGCAAAAAGATGTCCTAAGGAAGACTTGCTTCTCTTGGATTTCTGGGTGAGCCCATTTTGCATGAGGGTGAAAATAGCTTTGGCTGAGAAGGGTTTGAACTATGAATCAAAAGAGGAGGATTTGTTTGGTGGGAAGAGTGAGTTGTTGCTGAAATCAAACCCTGTTTACCAGAAGGTGCCTGTGCTCTTACACAATGGTAAGCCACTGAATGAGTCCGCTATCATCGTTGGCTACATTGATGAGAAATGGCCTTCACCCCCATTGCTGCCAGCTTGTGCATATGGCCGTTCCCAAGCCCGTTTCTGGGCTGATTATATTGACAAGAAG CTATTTGATGCAACCTGCACTGTCTGGAGGAGCACAGGAGAGGCTGTGGAGGTAGCCAAGAAAGACTTCATTGAAGTTCTGAAGGTGTTAGAGGAAGCCCTTGGGGAGAAAAAATTCTTCGGTGGTAAAACCTTTGGGTTTGTCGATATAGTGGCAATCCCTATGGCCAGCTGGTTTTATGCCAGTGAGAAGTTTGGAAACTTCACAGTCGAGGCCGAGTGTCCCAAACTATCAGCTTGGATTAAGAGGAGCATGCAGAGGGAGAGTGTGGCCAAAGCTCTTCCGGACCCAGAAAAGGTCTATGACTTTGTTGTCATGTTCAGAAAGATGCAAGGCATCGAGTAG